A genome region from Cervus elaphus chromosome 18, mCerEla1.1, whole genome shotgun sequence includes the following:
- the LOC122674274 gene encoding 40S ribosomal protein S25-like: MPPKDDKKKKDAGKSAKKDKDPVNKSGGKAKKKKWSKGKVRDKLNNLVLFDKATYDKLCKEVPNYKLITPAVVSERLKIHGSLARAALQELLSKGLIKLVSKHRAQVIYTRNTKGGDAPAAGEDA; the protein is encoded by the coding sequence ATGCCGCCCAAGGAcgacaagaagaagaaagatgcCGGAAAGTCAgccaagaaagacaaagatcCAGTGAACAAATCTGGGGGCAAGGCCAAAAAGAAGAAGTGGTCCAAAGGCAAAGTTCGGGACAAGCTCAATAACCTAGTCTTGTTTGACAAAGCAACGTATGACAAACTCTGTAAAGAAGTTCCCAACTATAAGCTTATAACTCCAGCTGTCGTCTCTGAGAGACTGAAGATTCATGGTTCCCTGGCCAGAGCAGCCCTTCAGGAACTCCTTAGTAAAGGACTTATTAAACTGGTTTCAAAGCACAGAGCTCAAGTGATTTACACCAGAAACACCAAGGGTGGAGATGCCCCAGCTGCTGGTGAAGATGCATGA